In a genomic window of Duncaniella freteri:
- a CDS encoding DUF4494 domain-containing protein, whose translation MMALWIETKVRFDKMMENGTVKKVTEPYLVDALSFTEAESRIIEEVTPFISGDFTVSAVKKSNIAEIFRDDSGDKWYKVKVNFITIDEKTAVEKRKASYILVQASDFKGAYDNFIAGMKGTMADFEIAAITETALMDVYPAKLTSKSDNG comes from the coding sequence ATCATGGCACTATGGATTGAAACAAAAGTCCGTTTCGACAAGATGATGGAGAACGGCACCGTAAAGAAAGTAACCGAACCTTATCTCGTTGACGCGCTTTCATTCACTGAAGCTGAATCGCGTATCATCGAGGAAGTAACGCCGTTCATAAGCGGCGACTTCACCGTGTCGGCAGTCAAGAAATCGAATATCGCTGAAATCTTCCGCGATGATAGCGGCGACAAGTGGTATAAGGTCAAAGTCAATTTCATCACGATAGATGAGAAGACGGCCGTAGAGAAACGCAAAGCGTCTTACATACTCGTGCAGGCTTCCGACTTCAAAGGAGCTTATGACAACTTCATCGCCGGCATGAAAGGCACAATGGCAGACTTCGAGATTGCCGCCATCACTGAAACCGCCCTAATGGACGTGTATCCGGCTAAACTCACGAGCAAGTCAGACAATGGATAA
- a CDS encoding nucleoside triphosphate pyrophosphohydrolase family protein — protein sequence MTINEYQAAALTTAVYPEDKRIIYPALGMCGEAGEVADKVKKVIRDNNQSFDTVRKIEIAKEIGDVMWYCATLANDLGFTLEAIAQMNINKLQSRKERGMLGGSGDNR from the coding sequence ATGACAATAAACGAATACCAGGCGGCAGCACTCACAACCGCCGTCTATCCCGAAGACAAGCGCATCATCTATCCGGCACTCGGAATGTGCGGAGAAGCCGGAGAGGTAGCCGATAAGGTCAAGAAAGTAATTCGCGACAACAATCAGAGTTTCGACACAGTGCGAAAGATAGAAATCGCGAAAGAGATAGGCGATGTTATGTGGTATTGCGCTACGCTTGCAAACGACCTCGGCTTCACACTTGAAGCAATCGCACAAATGAACATCAACAAGCTGCAATCACGAAAGGAGCGCGGAATGCTCGGCGGCTCTGGAGATAACCGATAA
- a CDS encoding DNA cytosine methyltransferase, with protein sequence MKQLLYIDLFCGAGGTSTGVNSARLDGEQCAEVIACVNHDANAIASHASNHPNALHFTEDIRTLELSPLVAHLDKCRRENPEALTVLWASLECTNFSKAKGGQPRDADSRTLAEHLFRYIEAIDPDYIQIENVEEFMSWGEVDENGKPLSTDKGRSYLRWVNNVKRYGYNFEHRILNAADYGAYTSRKRFFGIFAKKNLPIVFPEATHSKTGEAALFGTLYKWKPVREVLDLEDEGNSIFNRKKPLSDKTLERIYAGLIKFVAGGKQAFMVKYNSMNQRGRYVAPSLEDPCPTVATQGRLALASVQFLSKQYSGAPDDKNISLEAPAGTITTVDHHALIHTDFLCSYNFKDAGKSIDRPCPTLLTRDRLALIQTQFIANEYSGGGQLSSLDSPNPAVLTNPKQKLISVCPWVMDTNYNNVDSSIDEPSRVITANRKHHYLMNPQFSSPGGSVESPCFTLIAKMDKRPPYLISTESGDFAIAVYDTDSPIMVKIKEFMALYRIIDIKMRMLKISELKLIMGFPEDYVLIGTQADQKKFIGNAVEVTIARAWCVALCDSVKRLIRQTA encoded by the coding sequence ATGAAGCAATTACTATATATCGACTTGTTTTGCGGTGCCGGTGGTACTTCGACCGGCGTTAACTCCGCAAGGCTTGACGGAGAGCAATGCGCCGAGGTCATTGCGTGTGTGAATCACGATGCAAATGCGATAGCTTCCCACGCATCGAATCATCCGAATGCCTTACACTTCACTGAAGACATCCGAACACTTGAATTGTCGCCGCTCGTTGCGCATCTCGACAAATGCCGCAGAGAGAATCCAGAAGCTCTTACAGTTCTTTGGGCATCTCTCGAATGCACTAACTTCTCGAAAGCGAAAGGCGGCCAGCCGCGCGATGCAGACAGCCGTACACTTGCCGAGCATCTATTCCGATACATTGAAGCTATCGACCCGGATTATATACAGATTGAGAATGTCGAAGAGTTTATGTCGTGGGGCGAGGTAGACGAAAACGGAAAGCCGCTCTCGACCGACAAGGGACGCTCATATCTCCGTTGGGTTAACAATGTCAAGCGATACGGCTATAATTTCGAGCATCGCATCCTAAATGCGGCAGACTACGGCGCATATACTTCTCGCAAACGATTCTTCGGCATCTTCGCGAAAAAGAACTTGCCGATAGTGTTTCCCGAAGCTACACACAGCAAGACCGGCGAAGCGGCATTATTCGGCACTTTATACAAGTGGAAGCCGGTGCGTGAAGTCCTTGATTTGGAGGATGAGGGCAATTCAATCTTCAACCGCAAGAAGCCGCTCTCCGATAAGACGCTTGAACGCATATATGCCGGACTGATTAAGTTTGTCGCCGGTGGCAAGCAGGCATTCATGGTAAAATACAACTCCATGAATCAACGCGGCCGATATGTCGCTCCCTCGCTTGAAGACCCATGCCCGACAGTCGCGACACAAGGGCGGCTTGCACTCGCTTCCGTTCAGTTCCTTTCAAAGCAGTACAGCGGCGCGCCTGACGATAAGAACATATCTCTCGAAGCACCGGCAGGGACAATCACGACAGTAGACCATCACGCATTGATACACACTGACTTCCTTTGCAGCTACAACTTCAAAGACGCAGGTAAAAGCATTGACCGCCCCTGCCCTACGTTGCTCACACGCGATAGGCTTGCTTTGATTCAGACGCAGTTCATAGCAAACGAGTATTCCGGTGGCGGTCAACTTTCGAGCCTCGACAGCCCCAATCCGGCAGTACTCACTAACCCGAAACAAAAGCTCATAAGCGTGTGCCCTTGGGTAATGGATACCAACTACAACAATGTCGACAGCTCCATCGATGAGCCGTCAAGGGTCATCACAGCCAATCGCAAGCATCACTACTTGATGAATCCGCAATTTTCATCGCCTGGCGGCTCGGTCGAATCTCCTTGCTTCACACTTATAGCCAAGATGGATAAACGACCGCCATATCTCATTTCTACCGAATCCGGCGACTTCGCGATTGCGGTATATGACACCGACAGCCCGATAATGGTTAAAATCAAAGAGTTTATGGCACTCTATCGCATTATCGACATCAAGATGCGAATGCTCAAAATATCAGAACTCAAACTGATTATGGGCTTCCCGGAAGATTACGTGCTGATTGGCACACAAGCAGACCAAAAGAAGTTCATTGGCAACGCGGTTGAGGTCACAATCGCCCGCGCTTGGTGTGTCGCTCTATGCGATTCAGTGAAACGATTAATTCGACAGACGGCATGA